A window from Pseudomonas campi encodes these proteins:
- the iscR gene encoding Fe-S cluster assembly transcriptional regulator IscR, which translates to MRLTTKGRYAVTAMLDLALHAQHGPVSLADISERQGISLSYLEQLFAKLRRGNLVSSVRGPGGGYQLSRDMRVIQVAQVIDAVNESVDATRCQGQGDCHSGDTCLTHHLWCDLSQQIHEFLSGISLADLVTRSEVQEVALRQDQRRCNGRTPRLDKIEASAVD; encoded by the coding sequence ATGCGCTTGACTACCAAAGGCCGTTACGCCGTCACCGCGATGCTCGATCTGGCGCTGCATGCCCAGCATGGGCCGGTGTCCCTGGCTGATATTTCCGAGCGTCAGGGTATTTCCCTGTCCTATCTCGAACAGCTGTTCGCCAAGCTGCGCCGTGGCAACTTGGTCAGCAGTGTGCGTGGTCCGGGTGGCGGTTATCAGTTGTCGCGCGACATGCGGGTCATTCAAGTGGCGCAGGTGATCGACGCGGTCAATGAGTCGGTCGATGCCACGCGCTGCCAAGGCCAGGGTGATTGTCACTCTGGCGATACCTGTCTGACCCACCACCTGTGGTGTGACCTCAGTCAGCAGATTCACGAATTCCTCAGTGGGATCAGCCTGGCTGACCTGGTGACCCGTAGCGAAGTGCAGGAAGTCGCTCTGCGTCAGGATCAGCGCCGTTGCAATGGCAGGACGCCGCGCCTGGATAAGATTGAAGCGTCCGCCGTTGATTGA
- the trmJ gene encoding tRNA (cytosine(32)/uridine(32)-2'-O)-methyltransferase TrmJ, whose amino-acid sequence MLQNIRVVLVNTSHPGNIGGAARAMKNMGLSRLVLVDPVEFPSSEAVARASGASDILDAVQVVATLEEALVGCSVVLGTSARDRRIPWPLLDPRECATTCLQHAEQGGEVALVFGREYAGLTNEELQRCQFHVHIPSDPEFSSLNLATAVQVLVYEVRMAWLAAQGQPTKMSKLETTAMLNTQSVTTDELESFYVHLENVLVEIGFLDPNNPRHLMPRLRRLYGRSGISKLEMNILRGILTETQKAVRGEPHKRRKDDV is encoded by the coding sequence TTGCTGCAGAATATTCGTGTGGTTCTGGTCAATACCAGTCATCCCGGCAATATCGGTGGTGCCGCGCGGGCCATGAAAAACATGGGCCTGTCGCGCCTGGTGCTGGTCGATCCGGTGGAGTTTCCCAGCAGCGAGGCAGTGGCGCGGGCTTCCGGGGCGAGCGATATCCTCGATGCGGTGCAAGTGGTCGCTACGCTGGAAGAAGCGCTGGTCGGCTGCAGTGTGGTGCTCGGCACCAGTGCCCGCGATCGACGTATTCCCTGGCCGTTGCTCGATCCGCGCGAGTGCGCAACGACCTGCCTGCAGCATGCGGAACAGGGTGGTGAAGTGGCGCTGGTGTTCGGTCGCGAGTACGCCGGGCTGACCAACGAAGAGCTACAGCGCTGCCAGTTCCATGTGCATATTCCCTCCGATCCGGAGTTCAGTTCGCTGAACCTGGCCACTGCAGTGCAGGTGCTGGTCTACGAGGTGCGCATGGCCTGGCTGGCGGCCCAGGGGCAGCCGACCAAGATGAGCAAGCTGGAAACCACGGCGATGCTCAATACGCAATCGGTCACTACTGATGAGCTGGAGTCGTTCTATGTCCACCTGGAGAACGTGCTGGTGGAGATCGGCTTCCTCGATCCGAACAATCCGCGTCACCTGATGCCGCGTTTGCGCCGCCTGTATGGGCGCAGTGGCATCAGCAAGCTGGAAATGAATATTCTCCGTGGCATCCTCACGGAAACCCAGAAAGCAGTGCGTGGCGAGCCTCACAAGCGGAGAAAAGACGATGTTTGA
- the cysE gene encoding serine O-acetyltransferase has protein sequence MFERVREDIQSVFHRDPAARNAFEVVTCYPGLHAVWLHRLAHGLWVSGWKWLARLVSNFGRWMTGIEIHPGAKIGRRFFIDHGMGIVIGETAEIGNDVTLYQGVTLGGTSWNKGKRHPTLEDGVVVGAGAKVLGPFTVGAGAKIGSNAVVTKAVPAGATAVGIPGRIIAKADDEQEAKRQAMAEKLGFDAYGVSQDMPDPVARAIGQLLDHLQAVDSRLEGMCGALKALGSDYCAKELPALRDEDFEGVCKEQQGDKPAA, from the coding sequence ATGTTTGAGCGTGTGCGCGAAGATATCCAGAGCGTATTTCATCGCGACCCGGCAGCGCGCAATGCGTTTGAGGTGGTCACTTGCTATCCGGGCTTGCATGCAGTCTGGCTGCATCGTCTGGCGCATGGCTTGTGGGTGAGTGGCTGGAAATGGCTGGCGCGTCTGGTGTCGAACTTTGGGCGCTGGATGACCGGAATCGAGATTCATCCGGGGGCGAAGATCGGTCGACGCTTCTTCATCGATCACGGCATGGGCATCGTCATCGGCGAGACCGCCGAGATCGGCAATGACGTCACGCTCTACCAGGGGGTAACCCTGGGCGGCACCAGCTGGAACAAGGGTAAGCGTCACCCGACCCTGGAAGATGGCGTGGTGGTAGGGGCGGGGGCCAAGGTGCTCGGCCCGTTCACCGTCGGTGCCGGGGCGAAGATCGGTTCCAATGCGGTGGTGACCAAGGCAGTGCCGGCTGGTGCCACGGCGGTCGGTATTCCCGGACGGATCATCGCCAAGGCAGATGACGAGCAGGAAGCCAAGCGCCAGGCCATGGCTGAGAAGCTCGGCTTCGATGCCTACGGCGTCAGCCAGGACATGCCGGACCCGGTGGCGCGTGCCATTGGTCAGCTGCTGGATCACCTGCAGGCGGTCGATTCGCGCCTCGAGGGCATGTGCGGGGCGCTCAAGGCTCTGGGTAGCGATTACTGCGCCAAAGAGCTGCCGGCTCTGCGTGATGAGGACTTCGAGGGCGTATGCAAGGAGCAGCAGGGCGATAAACCTGCGGCCTGA
- the iscU gene encoding Fe-S cluster assembly scaffold IscU, translating into MAYSEKVIDHYENPRNVGKMDAEDPNVGTGMVGAPACGDVMRLQIKVNEQGVIEDAKFKTYGCGSAIASSSLATEWMKGKTLDEAETIKNTQLAEELALPPVKIHCSVLAEDAIKAAVRDYKQKKGLV; encoded by the coding sequence ATGGCTTACAGTGAAAAGGTCATCGACCATTACGAGAACCCGCGCAACGTCGGCAAGATGGATGCCGAGGATCCGAATGTCGGCACCGGCATGGTCGGCGCCCCGGCATGCGGTGACGTCATGCGCCTGCAGATCAAGGTCAACGAACAGGGCGTCATCGAAGATGCCAAGTTCAAGACCTACGGCTGCGGTTCGGCGATCGCTTCCAGCTCCCTCGCTACCGAGTGGATGAAGGGCAAGACCCTGGATGAAGCGGAAACCATCAAGAACACCCAGCTGGCCGAAGAACTGGCGCTGCCGCCGGTGAAGATTCACTGCTCGGTACTCGCCGAGGACGCCATCAAGGCGGCCGTGCGCGACTACAAGCAGAAGAAAGGCCTGGTCTGA
- the suhB gene encoding inositol-phosphate phosphatase — translation MQPMLNIALRAARSAGELIFRSIERLDVISVSEKDAHDYVSEVDRAAEQTIIQTLQKAYPTHGFMGEESGIIQGTGDGADYQWIIDPLDGTTNFLRGVPHFAVSIACKYRGRLEHAVVLDPVRQEEFTASRGRGAAINGRRLRVSTRKSLDGALLGTGFPFRDSQLENLDNYFGMFRSLVGQTAGIRRAGAASLDLAYVAAGRYDAFWEFGLSEWDMAAGALLIQEAGGLISDFSGGHDFLEKGQIVAGNTKCFKAVLTAIQPHLAPSMKR, via the coding sequence ATGCAGCCCATGCTGAATATCGCGCTGCGCGCAGCCCGCAGCGCCGGTGAACTGATCTTCCGCTCCATCGAGCGCCTGGACGTCATCTCGGTCAGCGAGAAAGATGCCCACGACTACGTGTCCGAAGTTGACCGCGCCGCCGAGCAGACCATTATCCAGACCCTGCAGAAGGCTTACCCGACGCACGGCTTCATGGGCGAGGAAAGCGGCATCATTCAGGGTACTGGCGACGGCGCCGACTACCAGTGGATCATCGACCCACTGGATGGCACCACCAACTTCCTGCGCGGCGTGCCGCACTTCGCCGTCAGCATCGCCTGCAAATACCGCGGCCGCCTCGAGCACGCCGTGGTTCTCGATCCGGTCCGCCAGGAAGAATTCACCGCCAGCCGCGGCCGTGGTGCCGCCATCAATGGCCGCCGCCTGCGCGTCAGCACTCGCAAGAGCCTGGACGGCGCCCTGCTCGGCACCGGCTTCCCGTTCCGCGACAGCCAGCTGGAAAACCTCGACAACTACTTCGGCATGTTCCGCAGCCTGGTTGGCCAGACCGCCGGCATCCGCCGCGCCGGCGCCGCCAGCCTGGACCTGGCCTATGTTGCAGCCGGCCGCTACGACGCCTTCTGGGAGTTCGGCCTGTCCGAGTGGGACATGGCCGCAGGCGCCCTGCTGATCCAGGAAGCAGGCGGCCTGATCAGCGACTTCAGCGGCGGCCACGACTTCCTCGAGAAAGGCCAGATCGTTGCCGGCAACACCAAATGTTTCAAGGCCGTGCTGACCGCCATCCAGCCACACCTGGCGCCCTCGATGAAGCGCTGA
- a CDS encoding IscS subfamily cysteine desulfurase, which translates to MRLPIYLDYSATTPVDPRVAQKMSECLLVDGNFGNPASRSHVFGWKAEEAVENGRRQVAELVNADPREIVWTSGATESNNLAIKGVAHFYSTKGKHIITSKIEHKAVLDSTRQLEREGFEVTYLEPGEDGLITPALVEAALRDDTILVSIMHVNNEIGTINDIAAIGELTRSRGVLFHVDAAQSTGKVEIDLEKLKVDLMSFSAHKTYGPKGIGALYVRRKPRVRLEAQMHGGGHERGMRSGTLATHQIVGMGEAFRIAKVEMAQENERIRALRDRFYKQVEGMEELYINGSMTQRVAHNLNLSFNYVEGESLVMALKDLAVSSGSACTSASLEPSYVLRALGRNDELAHSSIRFTFGRFTTEEEVDYAASKIRDAVNKLRDLSPLWDMFKEGVDLSKVEWQAH; encoded by the coding sequence ATGAGATTGCCGATTTACCTCGATTATTCCGCCACCACTCCGGTCGATCCGCGCGTTGCGCAGAAGATGAGCGAGTGCCTGCTGGTGGATGGCAACTTTGGCAACCCGGCCTCGCGCTCCCACGTGTTCGGCTGGAAGGCCGAAGAGGCGGTCGAGAATGGTCGCCGCCAGGTGGCCGAGCTGGTCAATGCCGACCCGCGCGAGATCGTCTGGACCTCCGGTGCCACCGAGTCCAACAACCTGGCGATCAAGGGTGTTGCGCACTTCTACAGCACCAAGGGCAAGCACATCATCACCTCGAAGATCGAGCACAAAGCCGTGCTCGATTCGACGCGCCAGCTGGAGCGCGAAGGGTTTGAAGTTACCTACCTCGAGCCCGGTGAAGACGGTCTGATCACCCCGGCGCTGGTCGAGGCCGCGCTGCGTGACGACACCATTCTGGTCTCGATCATGCACGTCAACAACGAGATCGGCACCATCAACGACATCGCTGCCATCGGTGAGCTGACTCGCTCCCGCGGCGTGCTGTTCCATGTCGACGCGGCGCAGTCCACCGGCAAGGTGGAAATCGACCTGGAAAAGCTCAAGGTCGACCTGATGTCCTTCTCCGCCCACAAGACCTACGGCCCGAAAGGCATCGGTGCGCTCTACGTGCGTCGCAAGCCGCGCGTACGTCTGGAAGCGCAGATGCACGGTGGCGGTCATGAGCGCGGCATGCGTTCCGGCACCCTGGCGACGCACCAGATCGTCGGCATGGGCGAAGCCTTCCGCATCGCCAAGGTCGAGATGGCCCAGGAAAACGAGCGTATTCGTGCCCTGCGTGACCGCTTCTACAAGCAGGTCGAGGGCATGGAAGAGCTGTACATCAACGGCAGCATGACCCAGCGCGTCGCGCACAACCTCAACCTCAGCTTCAACTATGTCGAAGGTGAGTCGCTGGTCATGGCGCTCAAGGATCTGGCGGTTTCCTCCGGTTCCGCCTGTACCTCTGCTTCGCTGGAGCCGTCCTACGTGCTGCGCGCGCTAGGCCGTAACGACGAGCTGGCGCACAGTTCGATCCGCTTCACCTTCGGTCGCTTCACCACCGAGGAAGAAGTCGATTACGCCGCGTCGAAGATTCGCGATGCCGTCAACAAGCTGCGCGATCTGTCGCCGCTGTGGGACATGTTCAAAGAAGGTGTCGATCTGTCCAAGGTCGAATGGCAGGCACATTGA
- a CDS encoding glycine zipper 2TM domain-containing protein, which produces MNKSMIVGAVLGAVGVTAGGAVATYSLVSGPQYAEVLAVQPVNETIKTPREVCKDVTVTRQKPVKDQHQIAGTAIGAVVGGLLGNQVGGGNGKKLATVAGAVGGGYAGNKVQENMQEGATYTTTETRCNTVTDTSQKLVGYDVKYQIDGKVGQVRMDRDPGSRIPLNEQGQLALAEPAQVIQ; this is translated from the coding sequence ATGAACAAGTCGATGATCGTGGGCGCAGTGTTGGGTGCGGTGGGTGTCACTGCCGGTGGTGCCGTGGCGACCTACAGTCTGGTCAGTGGCCCTCAATATGCCGAGGTGCTGGCTGTGCAACCGGTGAATGAAACCATCAAGACCCCGCGCGAGGTGTGCAAGGACGTCACCGTGACCCGGCAGAAGCCGGTCAAGGATCAGCATCAGATCGCCGGTACGGCCATCGGTGCTGTGGTAGGCGGGTTGCTGGGTAACCAGGTGGGCGGTGGTAACGGCAAGAAGCTTGCGACTGTTGCGGGCGCTGTCGGGGGGGGCTATGCCGGCAACAAGGTGCAGGAAAACATGCAGGAAGGCGCCACTTATACCACCACCGAGACCCGCTGCAATACGGTGACCGATACCAGTCAGAAGCTGGTCGGTTATGACGTGAAGTACCAGATCGATGGCAAGGTCGGCCAGGTGCGCATGGACCGTGATCCGGGTAGCCGTATCCCGCTCAATGAGCAGGGGCAACTGGCTCTGGCAGAGCCGGCGCAAGTGATCCAGTAA
- the iscA gene encoding iron-sulfur cluster assembly protein IscA, whose translation MAISMTEAAARHVQRSLEGRGKGAGIRLGVRTTGCSGLAYVLEFVDELAAEDQVFESFGVKVIIDPKSLTYIDGTELDFVREGLNEGFKFNNPNVRGECGCGESFNV comes from the coding sequence ATGGCTATCAGCATGACCGAAGCCGCCGCACGTCACGTGCAGCGCTCCCTTGAGGGGCGTGGCAAGGGTGCGGGCATTCGTCTGGGGGTTCGTACCACCGGCTGCTCGGGCCTGGCCTATGTGCTGGAGTTCGTCGACGAGCTGGCCGCCGAGGATCAGGTGTTCGAAAGCTTCGGGGTGAAAGTGATCATCGATCCGAAGAGCCTGACCTATATCGATGGCACCGAGCTGGACTTCGTCCGCGAGGGGCTCAACGAGGGCTTCAAGTTCAACAACCCCAACGTGCGCGGCGAATGCGGCTGCGGCGAGAGCTTCAACGTCTGA